A stretch of Lathyrus oleraceus cultivar Zhongwan6 chromosome 6, CAAS_Psat_ZW6_1.0, whole genome shotgun sequence DNA encodes these proteins:
- the LOC127091758 gene encoding putative E3 ubiquitin-protein ligase XBAT34 produces the protein MGQGQSKSELLYQQVSYGNSDGIKALHREGAGLEYMDREGKTPLIVACMNPELYNIAKTLIELGANVNAYRPGRHAGTPLHHAAKRGLESIVKLLLLHGANPLVLNDDCQTALEVARAKGNSNVVRAMESHLCLFSGWLREFHGPGFLEVVAPNLVSRKVWVVVLPVGSRGLTMPYKLELAVYYTLQDAKPRTIVPLWKANLEEPRLRQSDPSVSITDKTTKTRLKFGPANENDRQQLTWFSNACKGIPQVSPAFLNNNVATVPPTAPTAPPAAEDPELAMAIHASIQHAIHERPSFPDASSSISGANAGQGFLGTPNPNTNANEFVHEPVSVDNTQHVQNDVNVSAGHTASGLDVNPSAPPFADEVPFDGPIHYPSIDSSPVDVSSSVVGKLPNEEGMTVGGSGSTCVICLDAPAEGACIPCGHVAGCMSCLNEVKTKKWGCPVCRAKIDQIIKLYHV, from the exons ATGGGACAAGGGCAATCGAAAAGCGAGTTGCTCTACCAGCAAGTCAGTTATGGAAATTCCGATGGAATCAAAGCCCTTCACAGAGAAGGTGCAGGACTTGAG TATATGGATAGAGAAGGAAAAACACCCTTGATTGTTGCTTGTATGAATCCTGAACTTTACAATATTGCTAAAACATTGATCGAACTTGGAGCCAATGTCAATGCATACCGTCCCG GACGTCATGCTGGGACTCCGTTGCATCATGCAGCTAAAAGGGGCCTTGAAAGTATTGTTAAGTTACTTCTTTTGCATGGAG CCAATCCTTTGGTGTTGAATGATGATTGTCAAACTGCTCTTGAGGTTGCTAGGGCTAAAGGAAATAGCAATGTTGTTCGTGCAATGGAG AGTCATTTGTGCTTGTTCTCCGGTTGGTTGCGGGAGTTTCATGGACCTGGGTTTCTAGAAGTAGTAGCTCCTAATTTGGTATCGAGGAAAGT TTGGGTGGTAGTTTTACCAGTAGGCTCACGTGGCCTCACCATGCCTTACAAGTTAGAGCTTGCCGTATATTACACTTTGCAG GATGCAAAACCGCGTACAATTGTTCCTCTGTGGAAGGCCAATTTAGAAGAACCAAGGCTTCGTCAGTCTGATCCGTCAGTGTCAATTACTGATAAGACTACCA AAACACGTCTTAAATTTGGGCCTGCAAATGAGAACGACAGGCAACAACTTACATGGTTTTCTAATGCTTGCAAAGGAATTCCACAG GTAAGTCCAGCATTTTTGAATAATAATGTGGCTACCGTTCCACCAACAGCACCAACAGCACCACCTGCCGCTGAAGACCCAGAGTTGGCTATGGCTATCCATGCATCTATTCAGCATGCCATCCACGAGAGGCCAAGCTTTCCTGATGCAAGTTCTTCCATCAGTGGAGCGAATGCAGGGCAAGGTTTTCTCGGTACACCAAATCCAAATACAAATGCTAATGAGTTTGTACACGAACCTGTTTCAGTTGACAATACTCAACATGTCCAGAACGATGTCAATGTCTCTGCTGGCCACACTGCCAGTGGTCTCGATGTCAATCCATCAGCTCCTCCATTTGCTGACGAGGTTCCATTTGATGGCCCGATTCATTATCCGTCAATTGATTCGAGCCCTGTTGATGTATCGTCTTCAGTAGTTGGGAAGCTCCCTAACGAAGAAGGAATGACTGTTGGAGGAAGTGGTTCAACGTGCGTGATATGTTTAGATGCTCCAGCAGAAGGGGCATGCATACCATGTGGCCATGTTGCTGGATGCATGTCTTGCTTGAATGAAGTTAAAACCAAGAAATGGGGTTGCCCTGTTTGTCGAGCTAAGATAGACCAGATCATAAAGCTATATCATGTTTGA